Proteins from one Gammaproteobacteria bacterium genomic window:
- a CDS encoding GFA family protein, which yields MKVDGGCLCGYITYEAEVDPEKVAVCHCTDCQTHSGTAFGVVVGIADNQFQLRTGELKTYQKTADSGTLRALAFCPECGTRIYARTEDDDSKFFGLRVGTVTQRNELVPKVQVWCRSEQDWVADLSSIPKVDRQPQL from the coding sequence ATGAAGGTTGATGGCGGTTGCTTATGCGGATATATCACTTACGAAGCAGAAGTTGACCCTGAAAAGGTGGCGGTTTGCCACTGCACAGATTGTCAGACCCATTCCGGTACCGCCTTTGGTGTGGTGGTAGGGATTGCCGATAACCAGTTTCAGCTGCGAACAGGGGAACTCAAGACTTATCAGAAAACAGCTGACAGCGGTACACTGCGGGCACTCGCGTTTTGTCCGGAATGTGGGACCCGGATCTATGCGCGAACCGAGGATGACGACTCCAAGTTCTTCGGCTTGCGGGTCGGTACGGTGACTCAACGCAATGAGTTGGTACCTAAAGTGCAGGTGTGGTGCCGTTCCGAACAGGACTGGGTCGCTGATCTGTCGTCAATTCCGAAGGTCGACCGACAACCGCAGCTTTAA
- a CDS encoding DUF423 domain-containing protein, whose translation MLEAEKQFLMNVFLILAAVLGTLGLLAGSLGAHLWQDLLTDSDVAGRFQRAEEYLFYHALMLAVVALLVERFPTQKFQSVGWCLAVGVFIFSGSLLVYSVTGFRPIIKITPLGGSLLIIGWILLGIRSWQMYRRHRGR comes from the coding sequence TTGCTTGAAGCCGAAAAACAGTTTTTGATGAACGTCTTTCTAATTCTGGCAGCTGTGTTGGGCACTTTGGGATTGCTAGCCGGCAGTCTCGGTGCCCATTTGTGGCAGGATCTTTTGACAGATTCGGATGTTGCGGGCCGATTTCAGCGAGCCGAAGAATATCTCTTCTACCACGCCTTGATGCTCGCGGTGGTTGCGTTACTGGTCGAACGATTTCCGACGCAGAAATTCCAGTCGGTCGGCTGGTGTCTTGCAGTCGGTGTGTTTATTTTTTCCGGCAGCCTGCTGGTGTACAGCGTGACTGGATTTCGACCTATCATCAAAATTACCCCGCTTGGCGGTTCTCTATTGATTATCGGCTGGATACTGTTGGGAATACGGTCATGGCAGATGTATCGCCGGCACAGGGGCCGATAG
- a CDS encoding acetamidase/formamidase family protein — translation MTGTHTIHAKHHHFGWDNSFLPVITVAPGDSMEIDTVDSSGGQLTVNSRVGDVSVLDFEKVNPVTGPIRVDGADPGDILKVTIDHFAPSGWGWTAVIPGFGLLADQFTEPALHTWSYDPNALSPAAYGPGGRVPLKPFCGTIGVAPAADGLHSVVPPRRVGGNMDIRDLCAGSVLYLPVEVAGALFSIGDTHAAQGDGEVCGTAIESPMSVGLSFELIKQTPLAFPRYETTGPVTSHFDLKGYQVTTGIGDDLMQGARDAVSGMIDLLSTQQGISAVEAYMLCSVCADLRISEIVDQPNWVVSLYFPKIVFD, via the coding sequence GTGACAGGCACCCACACAATTCACGCCAAGCACCACCATTTTGGCTGGGATAATTCATTCCTGCCAGTGATCACCGTGGCGCCGGGTGACTCGATGGAAATCGATACAGTCGACTCATCAGGTGGCCAGCTGACGGTGAATTCGAGGGTGGGAGATGTGTCGGTACTCGACTTTGAGAAGGTCAACCCTGTCACCGGTCCGATCCGGGTCGACGGTGCCGATCCGGGGGATATTCTCAAAGTGACCATCGATCATTTCGCTCCCTCTGGTTGGGGCTGGACGGCGGTAATCCCCGGGTTCGGTCTGCTGGCCGATCAGTTTACGGAGCCTGCGCTACACACCTGGAGCTATGATCCGAATGCTCTGTCACCTGCTGCCTATGGGCCGGGTGGCCGTGTTCCGTTGAAACCATTCTGTGGAACGATTGGCGTAGCGCCGGCGGCTGATGGACTGCACAGTGTTGTGCCACCGCGTCGAGTCGGTGGCAACATGGACATTCGCGATCTCTGCGCTGGCAGTGTGTTGTATCTGCCGGTGGAAGTAGCGGGGGCTTTGTTCTCTATTGGTGACACCCACGCCGCCCAGGGTGACGGGGAGGTCTGTGGCACTGCAATTGAGAGTCCGATGTCTGTGGGCCTGAGCTTCGAGCTGATTAAGCAGACGCCTTTGGCATTTCCACGATACGAGACCACAGGTCCCGTCACAAGCCATTTTGATCTGAAGGGTTATCAGGTCACCACTGGAATCGGTGACGACCTGATGCAGGGAGCCCGGGATGCCGTGAGCGGGATGATCGATCTATTGAGCACGCAGCAGGGTATCTCGGCCGTTGAAGCCTATATGCTTTGCAGTGTGTGTGCAGACCTCCGGATAAGCGAAATCGTCGATCAGCCCAACTGGGTCGTGTCGCTGTATTTTCCGAAAATTGTGTTTGATTAA
- a CDS encoding Lin0512 family protein, whose amino-acid sequence MALKRYVTEMGMGVDVHGRDYTNAARRAVSDAIRHSSLHFFQATNKSREDMRITLVIGVTEPSAVDSEAVASELPYGSVTVEVRPGGLEVPNEAGDDAIVIANAAVLVCFEE is encoded by the coding sequence ATGGCACTTAAACGATATGTGACTGAAATGGGTATGGGGGTGGATGTACATGGCCGAGATTATACGAATGCGGCCCGTCGGGCCGTCTCGGATGCAATCCGTCACTCGAGTCTTCATTTTTTTCAGGCGACGAACAAGTCGCGGGAAGACATGCGCATTACGCTGGTTATTGGTGTAACTGAGCCCAGTGCAGTGGATTCGGAAGCTGTTGCATCAGAGTTGCCGTACGGCTCGGTCACGGTCGAAGTCAGGCCGGGTGGTCTGGAAGTGCCCAATGAAGCTGGCGACGATGCAATCGTTATCGCAAATGCTGCTGTTCTGGTATGTTTCGAGGAGTAA
- a CDS encoding cobalamin-independent methionine synthase II family protein: protein MKTSTERILTTHVGSLPRSDSLGALLHKKDQGEPYDQLAFDQCVSVAVDEVVARQVAAKIDLVSDGEMSKISYATYLKDRLNGFNGTARENRAAGDLLDFIGYARRLVEQGGTERSLQGPACDGPLSVRDDTVLQKDLANFSAAVKAHQPMEGFLTASSPGVVTVFLQNQYYPDHDAYLEALAEILKAEYEAIVASGAILQLDCPDLAMGRHVVYRKKSVAEFRKIAARHIEVLNAATTDIPPESMRLHLCWGNYSGPHHHDIELSDILDLVYTARPHAISIEGANPRHGHEWTVFDRYPLPDGKIIIPGVIDSTSNFIEHPELVAQRICAYASKVGRERVIAGADCGFATFAERPAVDPDIAWAKLGALVEGAALASDRLW from the coding sequence ATGAAAACTTCAACTGAACGAATTCTTACAACCCATGTCGGCAGTCTGCCCAGGTCGGATAGCCTAGGCGCATTGCTGCATAAGAAAGATCAGGGTGAACCTTATGATCAGCTAGCGTTCGATCAGTGTGTGTCGGTTGCTGTAGACGAAGTTGTCGCCCGTCAGGTGGCTGCAAAAATAGATCTGGTCAGTGATGGTGAGATGAGCAAGATCAGTTATGCGACCTATCTCAAGGACCGCTTGAACGGTTTCAATGGTACTGCCCGAGAAAATCGTGCAGCCGGTGATCTGCTGGATTTCATTGGCTATGCGCGTCGGCTGGTCGAGCAGGGCGGCACAGAGCGCAGCCTGCAGGGCCCCGCCTGTGATGGCCCGCTTTCAGTGCGTGATGACACCGTGCTGCAAAAAGATCTCGCCAACTTCAGCGCAGCAGTAAAAGCACATCAGCCGATGGAAGGATTTCTGACCGCGTCCTCACCAGGTGTGGTCACGGTATTTCTGCAAAACCAGTACTATCCTGACCACGATGCCTACCTTGAAGCGCTGGCGGAAATTCTTAAGGCCGAGTATGAGGCCATTGTTGCATCCGGCGCTATCCTGCAGCTGGACTGCCCTGACCTCGCCATGGGTCGTCATGTGGTCTATCGGAAAAAATCTGTGGCTGAATTTCGAAAGATCGCGGCCCGGCACATCGAGGTGCTCAACGCTGCTACCACAGATATCCCGCCAGAATCGATGCGCCTCCACCTGTGCTGGGGAAACTACTCCGGTCCACATCATCATGACATTGAGCTGTCCGATATTCTTGATCTGGTGTACACGGCTCGGCCACATGCCATCTCTATCGAGGGTGCAAATCCCCGCCATGGACATGAGTGGACTGTTTTCGATCGCTATCCGCTGCCCGATGGAAAGATAATCATTCCAGGTGTGATCGATTCGACCTCCAATTTCATCGAACATCCGGAACTGGTTGCACAGCGGATCTGCGCCTATGCCAGTAAAGTCGGACGTGAACGCGTCATTGCTGGTGCCGACTGCGGCTTTGCAACCTTTGCAGAGCGACCCGCTGTCGATCCGGACATCGCCTGGGCCAAGCTGGGCGCCCTGGTCGAAGGTGCTGCCTTGGCCAGTGACCGTTTGTGGTAG
- a CDS encoding isopenicillin N synthase family oxygenase gives MADRIPVIDLAPIISGDPGAKIKVAMELGSAAQTLGFAVVAGHGIDPIIGAELRDAALRFFDLPLEEKLVIRRPKNDQNRGYIPYGEETLVRMAGGSSPPDYKEVFAIGPDNIPDEPYFTGPGSYPSFAPNLWPVAPINLRSCMLAYWEKMEALMRTIAEALAISLSLPGDTFADILDHTHTSQLRLLHYPAVRGDAEPGQLRAGAHTDVGMMTILRNDPVPGGLQIKMRDGGWADAPAVDDSYILNIGDLLMRWSNDRLVSTSHRVVLPPAGADELSRRLSIGFFVGPRYNAMVECLPTCSNLDNPPRYAPISVHDYRTSRFAAGAGDNEPYGLAENGG, from the coding sequence ATGGCAGACCGCATTCCAGTCATTGACCTGGCGCCCATTATCTCGGGTGACCCGGGCGCAAAGATCAAGGTCGCAATGGAGCTGGGTTCAGCTGCGCAGACGCTGGGTTTTGCTGTCGTCGCCGGGCATGGTATTGACCCGATTATTGGCGCCGAGCTGCGCGACGCTGCGCTGCGGTTTTTCGATTTGCCGCTGGAAGAAAAATTGGTTATTCGTCGACCGAAGAATGATCAGAATCGGGGCTACATTCCTTATGGAGAGGAAACGCTTGTTCGCATGGCCGGTGGAAGCAGCCCACCTGATTACAAGGAAGTTTTCGCTATCGGGCCGGATAATATTCCAGATGAACCTTACTTTACCGGACCTGGCAGCTACCCGAGTTTTGCGCCCAATCTTTGGCCTGTTGCCCCAATCAATCTACGCTCCTGCATGCTGGCCTACTGGGAAAAGATGGAGGCTCTCATGCGGACCATCGCCGAGGCTCTGGCGATTTCACTTTCACTTCCGGGTGATACCTTTGCAGATATTCTTGATCACACGCACACCAGTCAGCTCAGGCTGTTGCACTATCCGGCGGTTAGAGGAGATGCTGAGCCGGGACAGTTGCGGGCCGGGGCGCATACTGATGTTGGTATGATGACCATTCTGCGTAATGATCCGGTTCCTGGCGGCCTTCAGATCAAAATGCGTGATGGCGGCTGGGCCGACGCACCGGCAGTCGATGATTCGTACATTCTCAATATTGGTGATTTGCTGATGCGCTGGAGCAATGATCGGCTTGTCTCTACATCTCACAGAGTAGTGTTACCGCCTGCTGGTGCCGATGAGCTTTCAAGGCGACTTTCAATCGGGTTTTTTGTCGGACCGCGATACAACGCGATGGTGGAGTGCCTGCCGACCTGCAGTAATCTGGACAATCCGCCGAGATATGCGCCAATTTCGGTACATGACTACCGGACGAGCCGCTTTGCAGCCGGTGCCGGTGACAATGAGCCCTATGGGCTTGCGGAAAACGGAGGCTGA
- a CDS encoding LLM class flavin-dependent oxidoreductase yields the protein MEFGIFNLMGYRYRENSTPTHRLVKEATEQTQLADELGYEVAWFAEHHFSNYCVCPSPLMMIAHCAPVTTRIRLGTAVVVVPLYDPPRLLAEIGMADAMCDGRLVLGIGSGYQPYEFDRFGKDLEQSKKIMEEFMDMFDLAFTRETFKFNGEYFQLPETHISAQPLGERPEVWLAGDNPVLHRLAARRGYVPLFTGRLMGPDYLSDMRRTIEKSWVAEGLEPDQMPLGIQRFLCVVDNRQEALAYVDNARHQMRLASNLRRREEVVDGAMLIEQPAPNEPTIDEAVDNLLVGDCETIAERLCTEIRVARPSHMMFHFQVGASSFKKALTSIEKFQTHIKPMVEKELGPLTELNNGQSSAQSVVA from the coding sequence ATGGAATTTGGGATCTTCAATCTGATGGGATACCGGTATCGGGAAAACTCGACACCGACTCACCGCTTGGTCAAAGAGGCGACCGAACAGACACAGCTTGCTGATGAACTGGGTTACGAAGTTGCTTGGTTTGCCGAACATCATTTCTCGAATTATTGTGTATGTCCATCGCCCCTGATGATGATCGCGCACTGTGCACCGGTGACCACGCGGATTCGCTTGGGTACGGCAGTGGTCGTGGTGCCACTGTATGACCCGCCCAGGCTCCTTGCGGAGATTGGTATGGCGGATGCCATGTGTGATGGGCGGTTGGTCCTGGGTATCGGCAGCGGTTATCAGCCTTATGAATTCGATCGCTTCGGAAAAGACCTGGAGCAGTCGAAAAAAATCATGGAAGAGTTCATGGATATGTTCGATCTTGCCTTCACACGGGAAACATTCAAGTTCAACGGTGAGTATTTTCAGTTGCCCGAAACACATATCAGCGCGCAGCCGTTGGGGGAAAGACCGGAGGTGTGGCTCGCGGGGGATAACCCGGTCCTGCACCGCCTGGCAGCCCGCCGTGGCTACGTACCGTTGTTTACCGGACGGTTGATGGGGCCTGACTATCTGTCAGATATGCGCCGCACGATAGAGAAATCGTGGGTCGCTGAAGGTCTTGAACCTGATCAGATGCCGCTTGGCATACAGCGTTTTCTGTGTGTGGTGGACAATCGCCAGGAAGCGTTGGCGTACGTAGACAACGCCCGGCACCAGATGAGACTCGCTTCCAACTTGCGACGTCGAGAAGAGGTCGTGGATGGCGCAATGCTGATTGAGCAGCCGGCACCCAACGAGCCCACAATCGACGAGGCCGTCGACAATCTGCTGGTGGGTGATTGTGAAACGATTGCAGAAAGGTTATGCACCGAGATCCGGGTGGCACGTCCCTCGCATATGATGTTTCACTTTCAGGTCGGCGCATCGTCTTTCAAAAAGGCATTGACATCGATTGAGAAATTCCAGACCCACATAAAGCCGATGGTCGAGAAAGAACTCGGGCCGTTAACTGAATTGAATAACGGACAGTCTAGCGCGCAGTCGGTTGTTGCTTAG
- a CDS encoding LLM class flavin-dependent oxidoreductase, translated as MNFGVLFTSHPHTDLEPYPHRDVHARTTAEILEADRLGYDIAWIAEHHFSNGYGILPDPFTYIGYLAAQTEHIKLGTAVMTLPLYNPVRVVENAAFADILSDGRFILGLGSGYRPYEFEGMGVPFDERRDIQEEALEIVLNALHSRRIKHHGKYFNLDVSGDYEIFPASLQTPHVPLYLAAGTDRSIGVAAHHGCGLMLSTLPAFDRVAIQTEFYRTALNDAPEKWRGNPACGHIDQARWVYVAESDAKAKEDSAAGLVHHIKNFMAKNAAGYLGAVSEKDQGGELDYDELAETTLLHGSPDTVIRRLQQLQEMTGITSLVLHYPPYYGIDNTLKSLRLFAEEVIPAFRIEAAA; from the coding sequence ATGAATTTCGGCGTCCTGTTTACATCGCACCCTCATACCGATCTGGAACCCTATCCGCATCGTGATGTCCATGCCCGAACCACAGCTGAAATCCTGGAAGCGGACCGACTCGGTTATGACATCGCCTGGATCGCGGAGCACCATTTCAGTAATGGCTATGGCATTCTGCCGGACCCTTTCACCTATATCGGCTATCTGGCAGCACAGACCGAGCATATCAAACTCGGTACCGCAGTCATGACACTACCGCTCTATAACCCGGTGCGGGTTGTTGAGAACGCTGCGTTTGCCGATATTCTGAGTGACGGCCGTTTCATTCTGGGCCTGGGTTCAGGCTACCGCCCCTATGAGTTCGAGGGCATGGGTGTACCGTTTGATGAGCGCCGTGACATTCAGGAGGAGGCACTCGAGATCGTGCTCAACGCACTGCACAGTCGTCGAATCAAACATCACGGCAAGTATTTCAATCTCGATGTATCAGGCGACTACGAGATTTTTCCTGCAAGCCTGCAGACGCCCCACGTGCCCCTCTACCTTGCAGCCGGAACCGACCGTTCAATCGGTGTGGCTGCCCATCATGGTTGCGGTCTGATGCTGTCAACCCTGCCGGCTTTCGACAGGGTCGCGATCCAGACGGAGTTTTATCGTACCGCATTGAACGATGCCCCGGAAAAATGGCGAGGGAACCCGGCTTGCGGTCACATCGACCAGGCCCGATGGGTCTATGTCGCCGAATCAGACGCAAAAGCAAAAGAAGACAGTGCCGCCGGCCTGGTACACCATATCAAGAACTTCATGGCCAAAAACGCGGCCGGTTATCTCGGTGCTGTGTCCGAAAAAGATCAAGGCGGTGAACTTGACTACGACGAACTGGCAGAGACCACTTTGTTACATGGCAGTCCGGACACAGTGATCCGGCGCCTTCAACAGTTACAGGAGATGACAGGCATTACGTCGCTGGTCTTGCACTATCCGCCGTACTACGGAATAGACAATACACTGAAAAGCCTGCGCCTTTTTGCCGAAGAAGTGATACCGGCTTTTCGGATTGAGGCCGCGGCCTAA
- a CDS encoding phytanoyl-CoA dioxygenase family protein, producing MSRTDVAVSKASIEDFQVEGVVLLRDVFTPWVEGVREAIEQNKRNPSWRERTYRPEEGGESEFFQDYCVWSKFAGYRAVVESSPMAQIAAQLMRSYTARIFHDHILVKEPGNAVVTPWHHDQPYYLVEGSQSVSFWVPVDPVSRDRSIEYVAGSHRWGKDFTPKRFDGTDLYANDQNEGMPDIDADREAFDIRGWAVEPGDAIAFNFRTLHGAPGNHSPARRRVVSVRWVGDDATFVKRPGKTSPDFPDLDYEDGMPFEGEDFPVLYRNSGALL from the coding sequence ATGAGCAGAACAGACGTGGCAGTGTCTAAAGCGAGTATCGAAGACTTTCAGGTCGAAGGTGTGGTTCTGTTGAGAGATGTTTTTACACCCTGGGTCGAAGGCGTACGCGAGGCGATAGAGCAGAATAAGCGTAATCCGAGCTGGCGGGAACGGACTTACCGACCCGAAGAAGGCGGAGAAAGTGAGTTCTTCCAGGATTACTGTGTCTGGTCAAAGTTTGCAGGGTATCGCGCAGTGGTTGAGTCGTCACCGATGGCCCAGATCGCTGCACAGCTGATGCGTTCGTACACAGCCCGCATTTTTCACGATCATATCCTTGTTAAAGAGCCCGGTAACGCGGTTGTCACCCCCTGGCACCATGATCAGCCGTATTACCTGGTTGAGGGATCTCAGTCTGTGAGCTTCTGGGTACCGGTCGACCCGGTTTCAAGGGACCGCAGCATCGAGTATGTCGCCGGGTCACATCGCTGGGGCAAGGACTTCACCCCAAAGCGCTTTGACGGAACGGATTTGTATGCCAATGATCAGAATGAAGGGATGCCTGATATTGATGCCGATCGCGAGGCATTTGACATACGCGGTTGGGCCGTAGAGCCCGGTGATGCGATTGCCTTTAATTTCCGTACACTGCACGGTGCTCCAGGGAATCATTCTCCTGCTAGAAGAAGAGTAGTTTCAGTTCGCTGGGTGGGTGATGATGCCACATTTGTTAAACGGCCAGGCAAGACATCACCAGATTTCCCTGATCTCGACTACGAAGATGGTATGCCCTTTGAGGGTGAAGATTTTCCGGTGCTTTACCGTAACTCCGGTGCTTTACTGTAA
- a CDS encoding 3-methyl-2-oxobutanoate hydroxymethyltransferase: MASHATGDGGIPPRDATKRGLKRIMTLGGAYGTRNYTVKDLRDQKGHKVLVETLPFSVEEAVAAEEAGIDTMKVRFDPSHPDLAAAIRRAAPNTFMAFSVPLVAAASEADAVRLAYDAMAMGADAIMCQWSPRFVSAAAEGGVPVQGHAGLVPRKSTWTGGLRAVGKTLEEAMWVYQEIKALEDAGAYAVEIEVIPEKLLTEISKRTTLLTSSIGAGSGGDIQFLFAEDILGNNPPPYPRHSKQYRQLYKMTQEMQAERVTGFKEFIDDVQQSRFPEPIHVIDAPDDLIETFTHAVDHAE, from the coding sequence ATGGCGAGCCATGCAACAGGTGATGGCGGTATCCCACCCAGAGATGCCACCAAGCGGGGGTTGAAACGCATCATGACGCTGGGTGGCGCCTACGGCACCCGAAACTACACCGTAAAGGATCTGCGCGATCAGAAGGGTCATAAGGTGCTGGTCGAAACGCTGCCGTTTTCAGTTGAAGAAGCCGTAGCGGCTGAAGAGGCTGGTATAGACACCATGAAGGTACGGTTTGACCCTTCACACCCCGACCTCGCTGCAGCAATCCGGCGTGCAGCACCCAACACATTCATGGCATTTTCCGTGCCTCTGGTTGCGGCTGCCAGTGAAGCCGATGCGGTGCGGTTGGCCTACGATGCGATGGCGATGGGTGCAGATGCGATCATGTGCCAATGGAGCCCGCGTTTTGTGAGTGCAGCGGCTGAAGGAGGTGTGCCAGTACAGGGCCATGCGGGGCTGGTGCCGAGGAAAAGTACCTGGACCGGGGGTCTGCGAGCTGTGGGCAAGACACTCGAAGAAGCGATGTGGGTTTATCAGGAGATCAAGGCACTGGAAGACGCCGGGGCATACGCGGTTGAGATCGAAGTGATACCCGAAAAACTTCTGACCGAGATCAGTAAGCGAACCACCTTGTTGACTTCGTCTATCGGCGCCGGTAGCGGCGGCGATATTCAGTTTCTGTTTGCCGAGGACATTCTCGGCAATAACCCACCACCATACCCAAGGCATTCTAAACAGTATAGACAGCTGTACAAGATGACACAGGAGATGCAGGCCGAACGAGTAACTGGATTTAAGGAATTTATCGATGATGTTCAGCAGAGCCGGTTTCCAGAGCCTATACATGTGATTGATGCACCCGATGATTTGATTGAGACCTTTACGCACGCAGTAGATCATGCTGAGTAA
- a CDS encoding nitroreductase family protein has translation MELYDTMRTTFAARDYTGDAVPDAVLYKILENARFSPSGGNRQGNRVIVVRDLTKRKQIAELVEPAAKHYTAQGKVGEGPWNSVIPTKVTPEEIEATPAPSRLIEPYTSADVVLIVVVDLKVVASTDQHLDRVGVISGASIYPFVWNILMAARHEGFGGTITTLAAAAESEVQALFNIPTEFAVAAVIPLGRPVKQLTKLKRLPVEEMVTREQFDGEPFGIN, from the coding sequence ATGGAACTTTACGACACGATGAGAACGACTTTTGCGGCCCGGGATTACACTGGTGACGCTGTACCGGATGCGGTGTTGTATAAGATCCTGGAGAATGCTCGATTCTCACCCAGTGGTGGGAATCGGCAAGGCAATCGAGTTATTGTAGTCAGAGACTTAACGAAACGTAAACAGATCGCCGAGCTCGTGGAACCAGCAGCCAAACACTACACCGCCCAGGGAAAAGTTGGGGAAGGGCCATGGAACAGCGTCATTCCGACCAAGGTGACTCCTGAGGAAATCGAAGCGACGCCAGCACCTTCAAGACTGATTGAACCGTACACATCCGCCGATGTGGTGCTGATCGTTGTCGTCGACTTGAAGGTGGTCGCCTCAACCGATCAGCACCTTGATCGAGTTGGTGTGATCAGCGGAGCATCGATCTATCCTTTTGTCTGGAACATACTGATGGCAGCCCGTCATGAAGGATTCGGCGGCACGATCACGACCCTGGCTGCTGCTGCTGAATCAGAGGTTCAGGCACTCTTCAATATTCCGACTGAGTTTGCGGTCGCTGCGGTAATTCCTCTGGGTCGGCCGGTCAAGCAACTCACGAAACTTAAGCGCCTGCCCGTCGAGGAGATGGTGACTCGTGAGCAGTTCGACGGTGAACCCTTCGGGATCAACTGA
- a CDS encoding nitroreductase family deazaflavin-dependent oxidoreductase translates to MTDPIKQASTDGWIANHRKQYQTDPAAGHMWDAKRPGSTGPVPTLLLTTRGRRTGDESIMPLIYDRTGSDYVVIASKGGASRHPGWYHNLMAQNEVTVQVIDDIFKARTRVAKDEEREAIWNKMVGIYPPYADYQEKTEREIPVVILEKIT, encoded by the coding sequence ATGACTGACCCCATCAAACAAGCAAGCACTGACGGTTGGATTGCCAACCATCGAAAACAGTACCAGACTGATCCTGCTGCCGGCCATATGTGGGACGCCAAAAGACCTGGCAGCACCGGCCCGGTGCCCACACTGTTGCTGACAACACGTGGACGCCGAACCGGCGATGAGTCCATCATGCCACTGATTTACGACCGGACCGGTAGCGACTATGTTGTCATCGCATCAAAAGGTGGCGCCTCCAGACACCCCGGCTGGTACCACAATCTGATGGCACAGAACGAAGTCACTGTGCAGGTGATCGATGATATTTTTAAGGCCCGAACACGTGTCGCAAAAGATGAGGAACGCGAAGCCATCTGGAATAAAATGGTTGGGATCTACCCGCCCTATGCGGACTACCAAGAAAAAACAGAGCGGGAAATTCCGGTCGTGATCCTGGAGAAAATTACCTGA
- a CDS encoding DMT family transporter — protein MTPYVFRINHSDHPSVIFTRFQNLRTNSQLTGILCVMGGVSCFTTTDTVIKYLSGDYALHQIVLIRAVIGIVFTLVVFVPFDGGLETLRTNRLLLHLVRGFCVVMANLLFFTGLATLPLGETVALVFVAPLIITIFAAIFLREKVSAWRWSAVGVGLAGTLIMMRPGTSLFNPMMLLPVLAALCYATFQILSRYLGRSESASSMAVYTQLMFIAISALIGVLVGDGRFTVHDDPTIDFLLRAWVWPSGRDLVLLSGIGILSGLGAYLISQGYRLGEASLLAPFEYTSLPFAILWSILFFGDWPDLISWVGIGMIFSAGMWALMHVNHNERQT, from the coding sequence ATGACGCCTTACGTATTTCGGATCAATCACTCAGACCATCCATCGGTGATATTTACTCGATTTCAAAATCTGCGTACCAACTCCCAGTTGACTGGAATTCTCTGTGTCATGGGTGGGGTATCGTGTTTTACCACTACGGACACCGTGATCAAGTATCTCAGCGGGGATTACGCGCTCCACCAGATCGTTCTCATTCGAGCTGTGATCGGGATCGTGTTTACACTGGTAGTGTTTGTTCCTTTCGACGGCGGGCTTGAAACACTTCGTACCAATCGGTTGCTGCTGCATCTGGTGCGAGGATTCTGTGTGGTCATGGCCAACCTGCTTTTTTTTACCGGGCTTGCCACGCTTCCCCTGGGGGAGACCGTTGCGCTGGTATTCGTTGCACCACTAATTATCACCATATTTGCGGCAATTTTTCTGCGTGAGAAAGTTAGTGCCTGGCGGTGGAGTGCTGTCGGGGTCGGGTTGGCAGGCACCTTGATCATGATGCGGCCTGGCACCAGTCTTTTTAATCCGATGATGCTTCTGCCGGTGCTTGCTGCGCTCTGTTACGCCACGTTTCAGATCCTGTCTCGGTATCTCGGCAGAAGCGAGAGCGCTTCTTCGATGGCTGTTTACACCCAATTGATGTTCATTGCGATCAGTGCCTTGATTGGCGTGTTGGTGGGTGATGGACGTTTTACGGTACACGACGATCCAACGATAGATTTTCTATTGCGAGCCTGGGTTTGGCCGTCTGGTCGGGATCTTGTACTGCTGTCGGGTATCGGTATTCTTAGCGGCCTCGGTGCTTATCTTATCTCTCAGGGTTATCGGCTCGGTGAGGCCAGTCTGTTGGCACCGTTTGAGTACACCTCACTTCCTTTTGCCATACTCTGGAGTATCCTGTTTTTTGGAGACTGGCCTGATCTGATATCGTGGGTGGGTATTGGAATGATATTCAGTGCCGGGATGTGGGCACTCATGCATGTGAATCACAATGAACGCCAGACATGA